CAGTTAAACACTTTCACACAGGAAGGACAAAAAGACAAGGTCTATAGGCGTAATAAAAGGCAGTGTGACTGTGACATAATCGCAAGTGCATATGATTTTAAACTGCCAATACAGGCATTTAACGCAAAACTACGAATGTCAGCCTCACTGTGGCACTACAAAAACAGTCAGAGGATCACTAATATCATTAGGGCACatcatctgggaaccatgaatatctgtacaacATTTGATGACAAGCAGTTTAATAGATGTTAAGATTTTTTACTTGATAACTGAAGAATTTAACTGGCTGTTGGTGCTACATAAAAAGTCAGATcatcaccaaagtcatttggattcatcctctgggagcataaatgtctgtacaaaattttaAGGCAATCAACCCAataattgttgagatatttctgtctgaaccaTAGTGGTGGACTGATAGACTGACATCACCACTCAGAGCTGGTACTGTGgctaaaaacacaatttatcattcagttgtgaaaacaaaaatccattagatttaatttgaatttgctgcttttcacaCTTCGCTGTCCGCCACGTAGCTACAAAATGTCCTCCTGATAAGAACAACCTTCAAACACTGATTTGATTTCCACAGAAGTTGACAGACTGATGCAGCTcactctgacattttttaataatgCACAGATTGGTCCCAAGGGAGACCTCAGCATCTGTGGGCGGTGACAGGCTTACCATTGTCCTGTTAATTGTGTTGCCATGATAACCTGTCACCATCTTATTACCGCTGCTTCAGGTCGGCTTCAATTTTCTTGTTTCCATCTGCGGTTTGCAAAGGCGCTCCGTAAATAACACTGCTTATTAACAGAACTACTTGACATTACACTTGGAAGTGTCTGTCTTGTGATAATGTGAAAGTGCTGCACTAGGTAGTTGATGTTGCATTATTAGCGTTCTACTTTGTGTAAAAAATGAATATGGAAGAAAAGGCGTTGGTGATGTAATTCCAGGTAAGTGGCTGCTTTCTTTGACCAGGACAAAAGAGTTAGAGTGATGACATAGCTGTCAAACACATACTGCACTTCCGTACCTGCTCCTGCCCGAGGATGATGACCCCTCCGGGTTTGATGGGGTGCCAGGCTGCCAGGTTGTCGCCAGTTCCCAGCTTCTCTCCATCTTGGTAAGCGTCCCATTGGCCGTCCCGTGTGGTCCAGCAGATGCAGATGTGGTGCCACCTTCCATCACGTACCTCCAAAGGCAACTGGGCGACCTGTGGTCAAATACAATGTTAAGTTGTGGTTTGCTTACATATACATGGTTGCTGAAGGAAAACTGTACAAGCTGTAATAAGAGATAGTTTGTGATGCTGAAGTTAAAGTTCCcctctagattttttttttaagcatgtAAAAATACTTTGCTATCATAAATATTTCGTGTACCGTTGTTTTCCCAcacaaaagtttaaaataaaactaatcaAAGGGGCTGGAAGCAgatcttttctttctcctgcATTGAAAAATGCAGGCCCCTGCTCATGCTAGGTGGGCCAGTGAAAGAGCAGTGTGTATCAAAATGGCTAGCATCAGTGTTAGGAGACTTTAgagagattcagccatacatgtttgaccctcagtcagactcagactcagatGCGGAGTCTGTTGTGCGCCAAAATTAGTATCAGAACTGcaagtgtagttagcatctttcatttatttggttagttagtttgttagcttgtaggctaactggcagtggctgacacaacATTAGTGGTTgtaaaacatacaataatatctgctaCGAAGGGGTTTTTGGTAGATGGTGGAAGGAAGTTCCAGGGTCCGGTTTACACCCAAAAACTGCTCACTCTGTCATGTTTGATGTCAAAACGTTCAACTATGCTAACGCTAACTCTGCTCTGCGCTGGAGGTTCCTGGTTTCTTTGTTGGTATTGTGTCAAAGTCTCTGTTTCCCCATAGGTATATTTACCCTGTATTAGACAGCAATTTGCTTTCGTATTACGTAACTTAGCTAGTTTGTTTGGCGTATATTTGAACATTTGAACAGACATCGcccccttcagtagaggaatgtgaaaacacttctctagtgacaaactttgcacagattcAAGTCAGtaaagtcaaggtcagacatctTAGGGGGCataaactgaagaaaaacacaatttgaGTGGTGAAGGACATAAACATTTTATCATATAACCATAAAAGTTAAGTCAGTTTAGGAAACCATAAACTTCTTGCCTTGTCATTGATGAGCAGCTCTATTGGGTTGTTACCCCATTCGATCAGCACAATCTCATTCGCTTGGCCCGGCACGCCATAAGAGAAAGGCGTCCCTATGCCAGGACTGGCGCTGGACTTGATCCACATGCAGAGTGTGAAGGCGTACATCTCTGGCAGGCTCTTGGTGATGCGGCCATACAGGTAGTTGGTCCTCTGGGGAAGGGACAGCTTAAACTGCTCTGGGGACTTGAAGTCTCCTCCTCCTGTAGTGACGCAGAGATAGACAGAAGAGAAAGGGACAGGATGGGAGAGGTTTGCTGTTAGGTGTTTCCTTAAACCGTTAATCACTGCTACGGGGTGAAAGCAAGGGAACAACagcctcacttctgtttctgtttgataCACAGACAGACGTGACGTAAAACCTCAACAAAGGACCCTTTTATATAAAAACTGTTCATGTCTGCCACCCCATCTCTGATTCATCAAACCCCCTCAACTCTTTTATTCCCCTGCGTgccttcctctgcctcctctccatTAGATGTATATCAGGTTGCATCCCTTATATAGTACTGTCTCATACTATATGTTTTCCTTCTGAGCAATGCCGTTTTCAATTTACTCCTCCTCTCTACTACCCACCTGATTATCTCAAAACAATAGCTCCCTTGATTTTATCTGTACACTTATGCTGATGTGAATTTAACAGTTGCTGAATGACATCTTTTACCTTTCTCCAGCTCACTGATCCTCTCTACCAGGGCATTCAGTGTGCTCTCTGTCTTCAGCCTGTAGGCGGCTGTGGCATTGGACAGCAtgctcttctcctcctccaggttGCTGACTTTCTTCAGGAGCTGCTTCTCCAACTCCCCAAGCCGACGCTGCAGCAGGTCGCGGAGTTCGCTGGGGAACGCAGCACCGGATACATTGGCCCGCAGCTGCTGTTGCTAGGGGAGGATGGACAGGACAACATGAGGAGGAAGTGCACAGAGATGGTCAAAGACATTGAGCCCCCTCGATCCCCGACTCCTGCAAGTGGTGACTTACATCACAACTCTATGACGTACCTCTGTATGATGGATTGACAAGTCTCCTAATCTAGTTTCAGGACTGTATGAGGTTTTGGACAGTTTTCCAATCCTGTTTTATGAGAACTTTAATTTATACTTTTATGTAAGTGTGGCAAAAATCCGTCCCCAGCATTCTTTTTAAACTAGAactatgcccattttcaaaactcAAACATACAGTCTAAAAAATAGTAAACAACTATCCAAATCAAAAAGTtggagtgctaaaactcaaatgtgtgatgtcatagggtataaagtttGAAGCTCCTCCATAAACAATTAATTGGGAAAGATATTGTAGATGACACCAAGAGCACCCAGGGGACTGTTCTGaatatatgggtacattttctgttttacaagtgagaacactacaatagaatgaAGCTCATCTgggtataaaaagaaaacaaacattctgtgggtccacaaaatcattCTCCCGTGGATTCAGACTTTATATTTCATGACATCATAAGTTTGACATTtgcttctctggtttctggctttgacaaagagtagctcatgttcacagatATTGATTGAAAATTCCTATGCTATGAAAATAAcagattggattttttttaatttagctggtgttcccctttaaagcaCTGCACTGGTCGGACGAGCATAATACAAGACACATAACACACATGTCACATAATCGGCCGTGCGTAATAGGAAGTTTAAAGCTGTccaattaaacaattaatctGTTTGTCACGGATACTTCTGTTTGATCACCACCATACTTTACCTAATGATTCTCAGAAGAGCCAGTCTCCTACAGAGCAGTGAGTGGGCATGGTGTGGTAATCCTATAAATCCGCTCCGAGAATCAAACTGTGCTTTTACGCACGGATTTGGCACTGAGGGCACGCTGTGCGCATTTGTTTCCGACTTACCTCCAAGTTCTCCAACCGGTCCTTGAGCCCTTGCATGGTCTTTCCCAGACTGTCGATGGTGTCATTTGGATCTCTGGGAACATCCCCCattgtgttttgcttttctttgccCCAGGGAGCCCCCTTTTCATACTTTCCCTCGTCGGTGGCTGAGGCGCAGAGGGACAGCTTGGTGGTTAGCTCGTTGATGGTGCCTATCTGTTTGGAAATCGTttctttctgctgtaaaattgtCTCTCGCAGCTGCATGACAGTATTTCTGAGCTCCTCTTCCTGGCTCCCGGCGTTTAGTTCGGGTAACAGTGTCACAGGGCAGCTGGCATCGCCGCTGAGGGGTATCGCCCTGCAGATGTATCGCTTTCCATCGTCCACCTGGCTGCTCGGTGGTTGACCGCAGCTCAGGGCACACAAGCATAACAATCCATACAGGAGTAAAAACATACCGGCGGCGTTTACCGTAAAGCAAAGTCAAAGGGAAAGTAAAAAGC
The Epinephelus moara isolate mb chromosome 13, YSFRI_EMoa_1.0, whole genome shotgun sequence genome window above contains:
- the nptx2b gene encoding neuronal pentraxin-2b, whose product is MFLLLYGLLCLCALSCGQPPSSQVDDGKRYICRAIPLSGDASCPVTLLPELNAGSQEEELRNTVMQLRETILQQKETISKQIGTINELTTKLSLCASATDEGKYEKGAPWGKEKQNTMGDVPRDPNDTIDSLGKTMQGLKDRLENLEQQQLRANVSGAAFPSELRDLLQRRLGELEKQLLKKVSNLEEEKSMLSNATAAYRLKTESTLNALVERISELEKGGGDFKSPEQFKLSLPQRTNYLYGRITKSLPEMYAFTLCMWIKSSASPGIGTPFSYGVPGQANEIVLIEWGNNPIELLINDKVAQLPLEVRDGRWHHICICWTTRDGQWDAYQDGEKLGTGDNLAAWHPIKPGGVIILGQEQDVVGGRFDAGQAFVGELSQVNIWDRVLKPVEIQSMANCSSYIPGNVISWLATNVEVFGRGAFKRPLEMCQERLPNA